One Deinococcus radiopugnans ATCC 19172 genomic window, GGTGGGGCACACCGAGCTTCGCCCGAATCTGGTGGTCAGCGGCGGCGAGGCGTATGCGGAGGATTTCTGGCGGCGCATCCGCATCGGCCCCGCGGACGCGAACGGCGTGGCCTTCGAGGTGGTGGAAAGCTGCGCCCGCTGCGTCATCCTGAACGTGCAGCCAGACGGCACGCGCGGGGCCGAGACGCTCCGCACCCTGGCGCGGATTCGCCGCCATGGGAAAGCGGCCATTTTCGGGCAGCATCTGGTGCAGGACGCGCCGTACGATCAGCGGACGGGCCGGTTACGGGTGGGCGACGCCCTCTCGGTGACCGAGGTGGGAGACTCGGTGAACCCCGTCTATGAATAAGCCGCAACAGGCCGCCCAACACCCTACAAGCAGTACCCTTCAAAAGGAGCAGACATGAGTGCGTTTCCCATCTTGGGCGTGATCGAGGGGTTCTACGGCCGTCCCTGGACCCCGGCCCAGCGCGGACGCCTGTTTGCCCGCATGGCCGCCTGGGGCATGGACACCTACCTTTACGCCCCCAAGGATGACCGCTGGCACCGACAACGCTGGCGTGAACCCTACCCGGCCGCGGAGGCCACCGCCCTGCAGGAACTGGCCGCCGACGCCCGGCAACATGGCCTCCGCTTCGTCTACGCTCTCTCCCCCGGCCTGGACCTCGACTGGGCGGACGAGGGAGACCGCCGCGCCCTGGCCCAGAAACTCCGCAGCGTGCAGGGACTGGGGGTGGAGCATTTCGCACTGCTGTTCGACGACATTCCCTACGCCGCCGACCGCGCCGCGCAGGCCGGGGCACAGGTGGCCGCCACCCACCACGTCATGGATGCCCTCTGGCCTGGCGGGCAGACAGGATTGCTGCTGTTTTGCCCCACCGAATACTGCGCGGAGCGGGCGCAGCCCAGCGTGGCTGGTTCACCGTACCTGCACGTGCTGGGCGATGGCCTGCGCCCCGGCGTGGAGATTTTGTGGACCGGGCCGCAGGTGGTGTCCTGCGAGATCAGCGTCGAGGGCATCGTGGAGGTCAACCGGGTGCTGCGCCGCCGGGTCCTGATCTGGGACAACCTGCACGCCAGCGACTACACCCTGCACCGCCTTCACCTGGGGCCTTACGCGGGGCGTCCACTGGAACTGCGGCAGCAGGTGGCGGGCATCCTGAGCAACCCGAACAACCCGCTGGAGGTCAACACGCCGGGGCTGTTCAGCCTGGCGGACTATGCCCACGCGGGGCCGGACTGGACGCCGGAGGACTCACTGAACCGCGCGCTGGACGGGTGGCTGCCGGAGTTCAATGCCACGGCCGCCCACCCGGTCACGCGCGAAGACCTGCAACTGCTGGCCCAGATGCTGTACCTGCCGGGTCGCCTGGGGCCGCAGGCGGCGCAGGTCCTGGAACGGGCACGGCAACTGGTGGACCCTCAGACGGACGAGAAGACCCACACCGCAGCGCTGGCGGAACTCGGGGCAGCACAGCGGCGGCTGACCACCGTGCTGCAGGCGCTGGAAGCTGGCCCCAACCGCGACCTGCTGTTCGACCTGCACCCGTATCTGGTGGACGTCCTAGAGGAACTCGGCCGCCTATTGGCGGGAGCCACCCGGCAGGGTGACACTAACCCGGAACTGTTCAGGTTCCGCGGCAGCCTCGCCGATAGGCTGATGGCTCTGGGTCAAGACAGGAAGCCGCCGCAAGAACGCCTCTAGTGCCGTCGCAGCTCAGGCAGAGTCCAACAAACGAAAACCCCCACCGCACAGGACGGAGGGGGTTCTGGAAAAGGTCTGACTCAGACCAGTTCGATCAGGGCCATCGTCACGCCGTCGCCGCGGCGGGTGCCGACGCGCAGGATGCGGGTGTAGCCGCCGGGACGCTCGGCGTACTTGGGGGCCACTTCATCCATCATCTTGCGAACAACGTCGTTGTCGTGGATGTCGCGGGCCACCAGACGGCGGGCGTGCAGGTCGCCGCCCTTGGCGGTGGTGATCAGTTTCTCGACGTAGGGGCGCAGCTCTTTGGCCTTCGTGAGGGTCGTCTGGATGCGGCCCTCGCGCAGCAGCGCCGTCGCCTGGGCACGGGCCAGGGCGGTGCGGGCACTGCTGTTGCGGTTGAGCTTGCGTCCGGCTTTACCGTGGCGCATGGGTAGTCTCCTTCAAAGCGCGGCCTCTGAACCCAGAGGCCGGAAAATGGTTTAGTCGCGCAGCGCCAGCCCGAACTGGGCCAGCTGCTGCTTGATCTCGTCCAGGCTGCGTTCGCCGATGCCGGGCACCTTCTTCAGGTCACGGTCCGACAGCGCGCACAAGGCGTCCACGCTGTCGATGCCTTCTTCCTTGAGGGAATGCAGCACGCGGGTGGTCAGCCCCAGGCCTTCGAGGGTCACGCGCGGCGAATCCATCTCGGCGGGGTAGTCGCCAGGGTTCAGATTCAGCGTAGCGGGAGCGGAGGGCAGGTCGTACACGCCGGGCTGGGGCATCACCGGGGTGGTGGGCGTGTAGACCGGTTGCTGGCTGAATTCCGGGGTCAGGGCCGGCAGGGTTTCCACGTTGCCGAACACGTTCAGCTCCTCGCGCAGAATCTCCACCGCCTTGTCCAGGGTGTCCTGCGGGCCGGTTGAGCCGTCGGTCCAGACGCGCAGGATCAACCGGTCCAGGTCGGTCTGCTGACCCACGCGGGTGTTCTCGACGTGGTAGGCCACGCGGCGCACCGGGGAGAACACAGCGTCCACCGGAATCGAGTTGATGCGGTCCTTGGTGGCGTGCTTGTCGGCGGGAACGTAGCCCTCGCCTTCTTCCACGCGCACTTCCATGACCAGCTTGCCGTCCTCGGCCAGGGTGGCGATCACCAGGTCGGGGTTGACGATCTCGGCGTCGCTGGGCACCTCGAAGGCGCTGGCCTTGACCACACCCTCGCCCTGCGCGCGCAGGGTCAGGGTCTTGGGACCGGGGGCGTGGAACTTCACGACCAGTTCCTTGAGGTTGAGGATCATCTGAATGACGTCCTCCTTGACTCCGGGAATGGTGGAGAATTCGTGCAGCACGTCTTCGATGTACACGCTGGTGACAGCCGTGCCGGGGATCGAGGACATCAGGATGCGCCGGATGGGGTTCCCGATGGTGACGCCGTAACCGCGCGTGAGCGGCTCCAGGACGAACTCGCCGTAATCGCCGTCCACGCGGGCTTTAAGTTGAGGGCGCTTTTGATCCACTGGGGCCTCCGTTAACGCGAGTAGTACTCGATGATGAAGTTCTCGTTGATCGGCAGCGCCAGGTCTTCACGCGCCGGAAGGCGGGCGAAGGTGCCGGTGAAGGTTTCGGGGTTCAGTTCGACCCAGGGGGCGACGCGGCGGCGCTTCTGCGCTTCCATGTTTTCCTGGATAAAGCCCATCGAGCGGCTGCCTTCGGCCACGACGATTTCGTCGCCAACCTTGACGCGGTAGCTCGGGACGTCGACCTTCTTGCCGTTCACGAGAACATGACCGTGGCCGACAAACTGCCGGGCCTGACGGCGGGTGCTGGCAAAGCCCATCCGGAACACAACGTTGTCCAGACGGCGCTCGAGCAGCTGCAAGAACACGGTGCCCAGCACGCCGGGCATCCGCTCGGCTTCCAAGAACATGTTGTGGAACTGCTTTTCGTTCATGCCGTAGAGCCGCACCAGCTTCTGCTTCTCGCGCAGACGCACGCTGTAATCGCTGGGACGGCCGCGGCCACGGCGCTGACCGTGCTGACCGGGCGCATAGGGGCGCTTGTCCAGGTACTTCTGGACTTTCTCTGTTTCCGCGAGGTTGATGCCCTCACGGCGACTCTGTTTGGTAATCGATCCACGGTAACGACCCATTAACTGATCTCCTTGGTACGGTCAGGGGTGTGGCCCTGCCGGGTCTGCGGCCCTCTGGTGCCCGCCACCTTTGCTGGTGGTTGCAGCTCTCGCCCCCTCACAGAGGCAGCGGCGGCGGGACAGGTGGGTACGCGCGAAATACTTAATTCAACGCACTTCTTAAAAACACGACGCTCTTAAAAAGACTACGCGCGGAACTTTTTCTTGGGGCGGCAGCCGTTGTGCGGCACGGGGGTGTCGTCCATGATGGACTTCACTTCGATGCCGCTGGCCTGGATGGCACGGATGGCCTGTTCACGGCCCGAGCCGCTGCCGCGCACCACCACGTCGACGATGTTCATGCCGAAGGTCTGCTGGGCCTTCTTCACGGCGTCGGCGGCGGCGAGCTGCGCGGCGTAGGGCGTGCCCTTCTTGCTGCCCTTGTAGCCGATGGTGCCGCCGCTGCTCCAGGCGACAGAGTTGCCGTCCAGATCAGTGATGGTGACAATCGTGTTGTTGTAGCTGGCGTGCACGTAGGCCCGTCCTGCGCTGATGTTGCGCCGGGCGCGGCGCGGGGTCTTGCCCTTGGTAGATTTCGCCATGGCTTACTTCCTCGCGGCCTTTTTCTTACCAGCCACAGTCTTGCGCGGCCCCTTGCGGGTGCGGGCGTTGGTCTTGGTGCGCTGACCGCGCACGGGCAGGCCGCGGCGGTGGCGCAGGCCACGGTACGCACCGATGTCCATCAGACGCTTGATGTTCTGACCGACTTCGGAGCGCAGATCGCCCTCGACCTTGTAGGTCTTTTCCACGGCGTCACGCAGGGTGGACTGATCGCCCTCGCTGAGGTTCTTGACGCGGGTGTCGGGGTTGATCCCGGTGCGCGCCAGAATTTCCTTGCTGCGGGTCAGGCCGATGCCGTAGATGTAGGTCAGCGCGATTTCAATGCGCTTTTCGCGGGGCAGGTCCACGCCTGCAACGCGGGCCATCAGCCCTGCCTCTGCTTGTGCTTGACTTCCTTGCTGCAGATGACCAGCACCCGTCCGTGACGGCGGATCACCTTGCAGCCGTCGCACATTCTCTTGACACTGCTGCGAACTTTCATGCTTCCTCCTCGCGCCGCCTGCTGTCCATCAGCAGCGCTCGACCCCCGGCCCACTGTCTGTGGGCAAAGAATCTGTGGTGTGCTTTGCCCCGGTGCGGTCAGCGGCGGTAGACGATGCGCCCGCGCGACGTGTCGTACGGGCTGATTTCCAGAACCACACGGTCACCAGGCAGGATCCGGATGTAGTGAATCCGCATTTTCCCGCTGATGTAGGCCAGGATGTCGTGCCCCGTATCGAGCTTCACGCGGAAGGTGGTGTTGGGCAACGCCTCTTCCACCACGCCCTCGGCGCGTACGGTATCGGACTCTTCCTTCTTCTTCTTTTCCCGCTGTTCCGGCATTCTTCGTCTCGCCACGCAACCTCCAGGCCCAATGCAAGCCAAACGTAAAGGTATCACGCGCGTGGGCGGCTGAACAAGATGCGCTGACCATGTGGCGAACGGAAACCCCTCAGAGAAGTATAGTGTTCCGCAATTCAGGACAACAGGCTTTCAGACGACAGGTGGGACTCAATTACCCCGCTGCGCTGCCCCGCGTCACGATGCCCTGCGTTCCAGCCCACGCCGCCACGTCGTCGCCGCGCATGGCCGCCGCCATCAGGCCGGGGAAGTGATCGGGCGTGCAGGCAAAAGCGGGAATGCCCATCGCCGCAAACGCCCGCGCGACGCCGTGATCGTAGCTGGGGGCGCCGTCGTCCGAGAGGGCCAGCAGCGCGATCAGGTTGACGCCACTGTCCTTGAGGGTGCGGGCGCGGGCCAGCATCTCGCGCTCGTTGCCGCCCTCGTAGAGGTCGCTGATCAGCACCAGAATGGTCTGTTCGGGGCGCTGCACGATGCCCTGGCAGTACGCCAGCGCCCGGTTGATGTCGGTGCCGCCGCCCAGTTGAATGCCGTACAACACGTCCACCGGATCACTGAGGTTCTCGGAGAGATCGGCCACTTCGGTGTCGAAGACCACCACGCGGGTGCTGACGGCGGGCAGGCTGGCGAGCACCGCCCCGAAGACACCCGCGTAGACCACGCTGCTGGCCATGCTGCCCGACTGATCCAGGCACAGCACGATGTCACGCAGGCTGCGGCGTTTGCGCCCGTAGCCGATCAGCCGTTCGGGAATGATGGTGCGCTTTTCAGGCAGATATGATTTGAGGTTGGCGCGGATGGTGGCGTTCCAGTCGATCTCCGGGCCACGTGGGCGGAAGTTGCGCTGGGCGCGGTTGAGGCTGCCCGCCACGGCGGCGCGGGTGGGTTCTTCCAGCCGCCGGGTCAGGTCATCCACCACCCGGCGAACCACGGCGCGGGCGGCGTCCTTGGCCCTGGCGGGCATCACGCCCTTCAGGGTCAGCAGCGTGCCCACCAGATGCACGTCGGCCTCCACGTTGTCCAGCATCTCCGGCTCAAAGAGGAGTTGCGTGAGGTTCAGGCGTTCGATGGCGTCCTCCTGCATCACGCGCACCACGTCGGACGGGAAAAATTCGCGCAGGTCGGCCAGCCAGCGGGCCACTTTCGGCGCGCTGGCGCCCAGGCCGCCGCGCCGGGAGCCAGTAGGGGCGTCGTACAACCCGCTCAGGGCGTCGTCCATGCGCCTGTCTTCAATCGAGAGGCCGATGTCCTGGCCGCCCTCGCCCGCGCTGACGCCATCGGCCTCGCCGCTGCCCAGCACCAGTCGCCAGCGGCGCAGTCGTTCGGGGGCGCTGTGGGGAGATGTGGTTGCTTCGCTCATTTTGGTTGACTCCTCTGCACTGCCGCTTTACCCGTGCGTTCACCTGACATTTCTGCTCGCCCCCGTCCCATCATTCGCGCACGCCCAGCAGGCGCAGCACCACCGGCACCACCCGCATGGCCCGTTCCTCGTCCAGTTCCAGCGTGACCTCTCCCCTGTTCGGCCCACCGCCGCGCACGGCTTCACCAATCGCGCGGCGTTCGGGCTTCTCGTAACGGGCAAAGACGCGGCGCAGCAGGGGCAGGACTTCCTGAAAGGCCGCCCTGTCCAGACCCGTCAGCCAGCCGTCCAGCAGGGCCAGCAACGCGGAATCGTGCAGCAGCAGCGCGGCGCTGTGTCCCAGGAAACCGTCTAGCCACGCGGTCACGTCGCCGGGGCGTTCGGCCCCCAGCGCCAGCGAGACACGGCGTTCAGCTTCGGAGGTTTCCAGTTCGCCGCCGTCGCGCAGGCGGCGCACGGCGTCCCCGACGAGCAGCGGATGGGCCTCGGGGCGGTCTGCCAGACGCAACAGGGCGGCCCGCCACTCGGCCAGCGCCCCGGCCTCGTCCAGCAGGCGAACGCTGGCGTCACCGGCATCGACGGCGCGTTGAAGGCTTCCAGCCGCGTCCTCGGCTAAACCGATGGCCGCCGTCGGCAAACCCACGCACGCGCGGGTCAGCAGGGTGCGGAACACGCGGGCGGGAGCGTCACCGGCTGAGGCGGCCCCGTCACCGCGCCCACGCACATCGCCGTACCGGGCCAGTCGGGCCAGCGGGGCCAGCGCCGAGAGCAGGTCAGCCACGTCCGCCCCCACCGCCGCGCGGGCGTCCAGGGCGTCCAGGGCGGCGGGCAGGGCATCCGGCAGATCGGCGTAACGCACGACTTCCAGCAGCGTGGTTAGTTCGGATAGGGAAGCACTTGTTCGCGCGGTTTCGATGGCCTGTGCCCCCGCCGCGTCCGCCACCGTCTGCCCGTATCGGCTGGCCTGCACCAGCCGGACGCTGAATTCGGGCTGCCACGCCAGCGCCCAGGCTTCCTTGAAGGTGCCGCGCCCGCCCGCGTGCCGTTCCTGCGCCCAGGGAATGCCCAGCAGGTTCAGGCGGTGGAACAGCGCGCTGCGGGCCAGATCGTTGTCCTGGCGCAAGTCCAGGGTGAGTTCGTGCTGTTCGGGCTGCACCTTCAGCCGCAGCTTCTTCTGCTGGCGGGCCAGATCCTGCGCCAGGGGCACGGTGGGGGTGTCAGAGGGCACCTCGCCCAGCGCCTCGCCCACGATCAGCTGGCGCTCAATCAGGCGCAGGGGCAAGTCGCTGTCCCAGCCAAAGACGCTCAGGGCGGCCTCGTTCAGCTCGTCCAGGCCGGGCAGGGCGCGGCCCCGCAGTCCGGCCAGGGTGTTCGCCAGCCGGGTGGCCTCGATCACGCTGGCGCTGCTGGCCTCCAGCTTCTCGCCGCGCAGCAGCCGCGCCGCCCGCGCAAACCAGCGCTCGGTGACGTGTTCGGGGGTGGTGAACAGGTGGTGGTAGTACCCCGGCGAGCGCACGCCCGCGCCGTAGCCGCTGTGCAGCGACAGCCGCCCGTGCGTCCACGGCACCCAGGTCAGGGTGACTTTCGCTTTCGGCAGACCCCTGAGCAGCGCCGCGTCCACCCCCACCGGAAATCTCGCCAGATCGTCCAGCACGGGCGCGTGCCACGCTCCGCAGACGACGGCAATCTTCGTAAAACCCGCCTTCTGCGCGGCGCGGATGGTCTGGCGCATGTGGGCCTCGCGCATGGCCTCGCGGCCCGCCGGGGCCGGAGCATCGGCCCGCACCGCCGCCATCACTTCCAGCACCGCCGCGAAGACGTCGCCGCCATCGCCCCGCGCCTCCACCAGCGTTTCCCACCAGCGCTCGAAGTCGCTGTAACCCGCCGCCTCGGCCAGCACGCGCATGGGGTCAGAGTGGAGGTCAGCTTCGGGTTCGTCCTCGCGCTCGAAAGCCAGTGTGGCGCTGGCGGGCAAGTCCATGAAGCGGGCGGCCACCCCGGCACGCGCTGCCCACTGAAAGGCCACGAACTCCGGGCTAAAGGCGGCAAACGGCCAGAACGACGCGCGGGCCGGATCGTCGTTGACGTAGCCCAGCAGCGCCACGGGCGGCTTGAAGTCCTTCTGCGCCAGAAAGAGCAGCACGCCATCGGCATCCGCCGGGCCTTCCACCAGCAGCAGATCGGGTTGCAGGGCTTCCAGCGCCGCCGCCAGCGAACGCGCCGAGCCAGGGCCGTGGTGACGGATGGGGAAAATGTGGTAAGGAGAAGTATGAGTCATGATTATGGGATTACCCACTTAGGTGAGGAGGCAAAGACACGAATCAAAACGGAACGAGATCAGGCAATTACAGACAAGCTGAATGAAATTTGTGACGCGGTGGGTGGCGAAGACCCAGAAACCAAAGAGCTTAGAAAAGAGGCAGCGCGACGTACCGCCGAGAGAGCTTACTTGGACGAACTGAACTCAGAATTTGAGCCGCTTATACGCGGCTGAGTCTTCCCCAAGAGCAATCGCAAAAGCCATTTGAAAACCTAATTTTTTCTGTCGCTCTGTGAGCTGGCTTTTTGGAGGAAATCTCGCGTCCCGAATCAGCGGCAGCTTCAAGTCTTGAATCCTTGTGATGATTACTTTCCGCACAGCAAACTCTGCGGGCAAAGCCAGTTCAATAGTCCATTCTGGCCAGAGCGGTTGAATGATCTCCAGGAAAACCTTCCACATATCTGGGTAGTGAAGAAATTCTGTAAACATCTTACCAAGAACATCTCCCAGATACGGAGATTCTTCACCACCGCTCCAATCCGGAACCCATTCCCAGAAACCAAATATCAATTCTTTATCATCCAGATTGGCGACGATAGCCGCCTCTGTCCAGATTTCATCCCAGATAGTCGATTTGAAATCCGTACCCAGAGCTTGAGACTTGAGCCAAGAAATTGTTTCTTCTTCTCCCTTAGCAATAAGAGCAGGGAAGTTCAATGTCATGCCCTTGTGGCCCCCGCCAAAGACTTTTCCATCCTCAACATAGAAAATGTTGGCGTTGTGTCCCACTGCGCTCAACTCACCGCCCTGCACGCCTTGTACAACTCCCGCCAGTCTTCCCGTTTCTTCGCCACGGTTTCCAGGTATTCGCGCCACACCACGCCGTCCTGCACCGGGTCTTTCACGACCGCGCCCACCAGACTGGCGGCCACATCGGCGGCGCTCAGTTCGCCGTTACCGAAATGCGCCGCCAACGATAAGCCGTGGTTGACCACGCTGATGGCCTCGGCGGTGGAGAGCGTGCCGCTGGGGGCCTTCAGTTTGGTCTTGCCGTCCTTGGTGACCCCACTCCGCAACTCGCGGAAGATGGTCACGATGCGCCGCACTTCCTCCAGCGCCGGGGGCGCGGCGGGAATCTGGAGGCTGCTCGCCAGTTGCCCCACCCGCTGCACGACGATCCTCACCTCGTCTTCCAGGCTGTCGGGGACGGGCAGCACCACCGTGTTGAAACGGCGCTTCAGCGCACTGGACAGGTCATTAACGCCCCGATCGCGGTTGTTGGCGGTGGCGATCAGGTTGAAGCCGCGCGCCGCCTGAACTTCCGTGTTCAGCTCCGGCACCGGCAGCGTCTTCTCGGACAGCACGGTGATCAGGGTATCCTGCACGTCGCTCTGCACGCGGGTCAGCTCTTCCAGGCGGGCCAGCCTGCCGGTTCGCATGGCGCGCATGATCGGGCTTTCCACCAGGGCCGCCTCGCTGGGGCCTTCGGCGATCAGGCGGGCGTAGTTCCAGCCGTAGCGGATGGCCTCCTCGCCCGTGCCCGCCGTGCCCTGCACCAGCAGCGTGCTGTCGCCCGAGATGGCGGCGGCCAGGTGTTCGCTGACCCAGCTCTTGGCGGTGCCCGGCACGCCGATCAGCAGCAGGGCGCGGTCTGTGGCCAGGGTGGCGACGGCGATTTCCATCAGGCGGCGGTCTCCCACGTACTTGGCCGTGATTTCGGTGCCGTCCCTTAGCGTGCCGCCCATCAGGTAGGTCAGCACGGCGTGCGGGCTGAGGTTCCACTGCGGGGGCCGGGGCCGGTCATCCTGGGCGGCCAGGGCCGTGAGTTCGTGGGCGTAGGCTTGCTCGGCGTGCTGGCGCAGGACTTCGGGGGTGGCGGTCATAACGTCTCCTTGGGAATAGGGGGAAAATTCAGCGTTCCAGCGCCGTGCGAACTGGGCCGTCGGGAATCATCATGGTGGCGCCCCCGCCGTAACGCACGCTCAGCGCGCCGTGGTAGCGGGTGACCCCGCCCAGCTGGCTCAGCGGCAGGCGAAAGCGGCCCTGGGCGTTGATGATGTGCAGGGCGCCCTCTTCCTGATCCAGCCGGAATTCGGTCACGCCGCTGTTGCGGGCCGTCCGCAGAACCTGGGCCAGACTGCGGCGGGCGTTCCACCACACCAGCAGGCCCAGCACGGCGGCGGCCAGCAGAAAGAAGACGTTGTGGAAGGACACCGCCCAGATCGCCCCCACCACGCTCAGCAGGGCCAGGGCGATCAGCGGGCCGCGCAGCAGGCGGCGCTGCATCTGTCGGTAGACGCTGGCGACGAGCAGCTGTCCGTCGGGCGAGGCCCAGTCTATGGATTGCCCAACGCTCATCGCCGTTCCTGGGCGGCAAAGTCCGCGTGCAGCTGGGCGCGCAGCTCCAGGTCAGCGTACAGCGTATTCAGGGTCTGCCGGGCATACTCGGGGGCGTCGGCAGGCAGGGGCGCGGGGCGGGGCGCGTCCGGCGCGGCGTGGGTCTGGGCCAGCGTTAGCACCCCCATCCACGCATGATCCCAGTCCGAATGCTTTTCGTAGGCAGCGTAGGGCGACTCGGCCTTGCGGATGGCCCGCACCAGTTCCCGCAGCACCTCGCCGCTGAGGTGGGCGGGCCAGGGCGGCGGCAGCCCTTGCAACAGGGCCAGCACCGACGACGACTGGTGGCCCCTGAGCGCGGTTTGGAGTTCGGCCACCCGGCAGGCGGGCGACACCACCCCCAGCATCTGGGCCAGATGGGGCCGGTGCGAGGAACCACGCCCGCGTAGATGGGGCACCAGGGCGTCGGCCACCCCGGCGCAGCCGTCATCCTGGGCACCCGAGGAGAGCGCCGCATGAACGGCCCCCGACAATTCCCGCTCGGCCTCGAAGTGCACTGCCAGCCCCACCAGCTCGGCAGGGGTCAGCTCCAGCGTGGACAGCAGCACCCCCGGATGCGTCACGTTCATCAGCTGACGCAGCCGCGT contains:
- a CDS encoding beta-N-acetylglucosaminidase domain-containing protein; this translates as MSAFPILGVIEGFYGRPWTPAQRGRLFARMAAWGMDTYLYAPKDDRWHRQRWREPYPAAEATALQELAADARQHGLRFVYALSPGLDLDWADEGDRRALAQKLRSVQGLGVEHFALLFDDIPYAADRAAQAGAQVAATHHVMDALWPGGQTGLLLFCPTEYCAERAQPSVAGSPYLHVLGDGLRPGVEILWTGPQVVSCEISVEGIVEVNRVLRRRVLIWDNLHASDYTLHRLHLGPYAGRPLELRQQVAGILSNPNNPLEVNTPGLFSLADYAHAGPDWTPEDSLNRALDGWLPEFNATAAHPVTREDLQLLAQMLYLPGRLGPQAAQVLERARQLVDPQTDEKTHTAALAELGAAQRRLTTVLQALEAGPNRDLLFDLHPYLVDVLEELGRLLAGATRQGDTNPELFRFRGSLADRLMALGQDRKPPQERL
- the rpsM gene encoding 30S ribosomal protein S13; translated protein: MARVAGVDLPREKRIEIALTYIYGIGLTRSKEILARTGINPDTRVKNLSEGDQSTLRDAVEKTYKVEGDLRSEVGQNIKRLMDIGAYRGLRHRRGLPVRGQRTKTNARTRKGPRKTVAGKKKAARK
- the rpmJ gene encoding 50S ribosomal protein L36, which translates into the protein MKVRSSVKRMCDGCKVIRRHGRVLVICSKEVKHKQRQG
- a CDS encoding DNA-directed RNA polymerase subunit alpha; the protein is MDQKRPQLKARVDGDYGEFVLEPLTRGYGVTIGNPIRRILMSSIPGTAVTSVYIEDVLHEFSTIPGVKEDVIQMILNLKELVVKFHAPGPKTLTLRAQGEGVVKASAFEVPSDAEIVNPDLVIATLAEDGKLVMEVRVEEGEGYVPADKHATKDRINSIPVDAVFSPVRRVAYHVENTRVGQQTDLDRLILRVWTDGSTGPQDTLDKAVEILREELNVFGNVETLPALTPEFSQQPVYTPTTPVMPQPGVYDLPSAPATLNLNPGDYPAEMDSPRVTLEGLGLTTRVLHSLKEEGIDSVDALCALSDRDLKKVPGIGERSLDEIKQQLAQFGLALRD
- the rpsK gene encoding 30S ribosomal protein S11; translated protein: MAKSTKGKTPRRARRNISAGRAYVHASYNNTIVTITDLDGNSVAWSSGGTIGYKGSKKGTPYAAQLAAADAVKKAQQTFGMNIVDVVVRGSGSGREQAIRAIQASGIEVKSIMDDTPVPHNGCRPKKKFRA
- the infA gene encoding translation initiation factor IF-1; translation: MPEQREKKKKEESDTVRAEGVVEEALPNTTFRVKLDTGHDILAYISGKMRIHYIRILPGDRVVLEISPYDTSRGRIVYRR
- the rplQ gene encoding 50S ribosomal protein L17 encodes the protein MRHGKAGRKLNRNSSARTALARAQATALLREGRIQTTLTKAKELRPYVEKLITTAKGGDLHARRLVARDIHDNDVVRKMMDEVAPKYAERPGGYTRILRVGTRRGDGVTMALIELV
- a CDS encoding DUF5682 family protein, whose amino-acid sequence is MTHTSPYHIFPIRHHGPGSARSLAAALEALQPDLLLVEGPADADGVLLFLAQKDFKPPVALLGYVNDDPARASFWPFAAFSPEFVAFQWAARAGVAARFMDLPASATLAFEREDEPEADLHSDPMRVLAEAAGYSDFERWWETLVEARGDGGDVFAAVLEVMAAVRADAPAPAGREAMREAHMRQTIRAAQKAGFTKIAVVCGAWHAPVLDDLARFPVGVDAALLRGLPKAKVTLTWVPWTHGRLSLHSGYGAGVRSPGYYHHLFTTPEHVTERWFARAARLLRGEKLEASSASVIEATRLANTLAGLRGRALPGLDELNEAALSVFGWDSDLPLRLIERQLIVGEALGEVPSDTPTVPLAQDLARQQKKLRLKVQPEQHELTLDLRQDNDLARSALFHRLNLLGIPWAQERHAGGRGTFKEAWALAWQPEFSVRLVQASRYGQTVADAAGAQAIETARTSASLSELTTLLEVVRYADLPDALPAALDALDARAAVGADVADLLSALAPLARLARYGDVRGRGDGAASAGDAPARVFRTLLTRACVGLPTAAIGLAEDAAGSLQRAVDAGDASVRLLDEAGALAEWRAALLRLADRPEAHPLLVGDAVRRLRDGGELETSEAERRVSLALGAERPGDVTAWLDGFLGHSAALLLHDSALLALLDGWLTGLDRAAFQEVLPLLRRVFARYEKPERRAIGEAVRGGGPNRGEVTLELDEERAMRVVPVVLRLLGVRE
- a CDS encoding ATP-binding protein; translation: MTATPEVLRQHAEQAYAHELTALAAQDDRPRPPQWNLSPHAVLTYLMGGTLRDGTEITAKYVGDRRLMEIAVATLATDRALLLIGVPGTAKSWVSEHLAAAISGDSTLLVQGTAGTGEEAIRYGWNYARLIAEGPSEAALVESPIMRAMRTGRLARLEELTRVQSDVQDTLITVLSEKTLPVPELNTEVQAARGFNLIATANNRDRGVNDLSSALKRRFNTVVLPVPDSLEDEVRIVVQRVGQLASSLQIPAAPPALEEVRRIVTIFRELRSGVTKDGKTKLKAPSGTLSTAEAISVVNHGLSLAAHFGNGELSAADVAASLVGAVVKDPVQDGVVWREYLETVAKKREDWRELYKACRAVS
- the rpsD gene encoding 30S ribosomal protein S4 — translated: MGRYRGSITKQSRREGINLAETEKVQKYLDKRPYAPGQHGQRRGRGRPSDYSVRLREKQKLVRLYGMNEKQFHNMFLEAERMPGVLGTVFLQLLERRLDNVVFRMGFASTRRQARQFVGHGHVLVNGKKVDVPSYRVKVGDEIVVAEGSRSMGFIQENMEAQKRRRVAPWVELNPETFTGTFARLPAREDLALPINENFIIEYYSR
- a CDS encoding VWA domain-containing protein — its product is MSEATTSPHSAPERLRRWRLVLGSGEADGVSAGEGGQDIGLSIEDRRMDDALSGLYDAPTGSRRGGLGASAPKVARWLADLREFFPSDVVRVMQEDAIERLNLTQLLFEPEMLDNVEADVHLVGTLLTLKGVMPARAKDAARAVVRRVVDDLTRRLEEPTRAAVAGSLNRAQRNFRPRGPEIDWNATIRANLKSYLPEKRTIIPERLIGYGRKRRSLRDIVLCLDQSGSMASSVVYAGVFGAVLASLPAVSTRVVVFDTEVADLSENLSDPVDVLYGIQLGGGTDINRALAYCQGIVQRPEQTILVLISDLYEGGNEREMLARARTLKDSGVNLIALLALSDDGAPSYDHGVARAFAAMGIPAFACTPDHFPGLMAAAMRGDDVAAWAGTQGIVTRGSAAG